The Capsicum annuum cultivar UCD-10X-F1 unplaced genomic scaffold, UCD10Xv1.1 ctg76876, whole genome shotgun sequence sequence GTTGACAGCTAAACAAAGATGTATTATTGGGCCTTCAAGTCAATCTGTTTGATTGAAAAAAGCCCATATATATTTCATCATATGTAAGATAAGATAGAAAGAAGATAAAGGTataaataactaaattcaaaacaaactaaaataacaaCCTTTCATTGCTCTATCTCCATTACTAAAAAATGAAACTTCAACTCAATCTTCAACACTCTAATCTTCCATTACTCCTTCAACTCAAGCACAAATCACCTATTAAAAATCCAAGATTTCCATATGTCAAAAGAGAAATTTACCAGCTAGAAAAAAGTAGCATAGTGAAACCATTAGCTTCAAGAACAAATCTTTGGCATAGTGAGATATCTGAGTCTATTGAATTTTCAAGAACTGAAATTTCCAAGAAAATCTCAAATCTTTTGGTGCTGGGAGCTGTTTCTGTTGGTGTGGTGTTGTTTTTGATGGGGTTTGATGATAATCAGGCATTAGCTTTGGGTCCTGAAGGTCCATTAATGGAAGAATTTTGGGATAATATGAGAAGATATGGTCTTTATGCATTGACAGTTAGTACTGGAGTTCTTTGGGCTGTTTTTCAACCTATTTATGAACTTTTGAAGAACCCCATTTCTGCTATTTTGATCTTGACTATTATGGGTGGAAGTGTTTACATTGTGTCTCAGGTTGTATCAGCTATGGTTGGTATTACTGATTTTAGCTATGATTATAACTATTAGTTTGAGTTTTGTTTACGTATAAAATggccggtgcactaaagcttccacTATACCGGATAAGAGtctgtttccacggcttgaacccgtGTTTATGTATAATGCTCAAGTACAATTAGTTTTATATATTGGCTTAGACTACTTGTGCTGCATTTATGTTTTAGTGTACTTTCTTGATTGTTGCACTGTTGAGATAGTCATATTTGTGTGTGTGAATTTTGCCTTTGCAGTGTGATTTAAGTTTGTAATGCTTCGTTATTTGCTAAAATGAGCTTTTCCTATCAAGATTTAGAGGGATCAAATTCGATTTTGTTTTTCAGTTATGTTTGCGATGTTGTGCCCGAACGAGCATGAGCAGTGAGGATTCTTATAGTCGACCCCAATGGCCCAATTGGCTTATACATGTGTTGATTCATACGATCAAATTTGATCTATGAAGAACACGATTCTTGATTTGAGTTTGCTTTCGAACTCCATGGAGCTTCTAAATTCAAGCATTGCCTGCCCAAAAATAGTCATGATCAACGCATACATTTGGGCTAGCGCGGAGTTGGCTCCACGGCTTGAACCTGTGACAAAGTTCATCGTGGAAACAACTATTGCTTAAGCACAGCTACATTGAGAAATTGAAATAAACTTTATTTGGATTGATGGAAACAACTATTGCTTAAGCACAGCTACATTGAGAAATTGAAATAAACTTTATTTGGATTgataaaaagggcagcccggtgcactaaagctatcgctataTATGCGCGGTGTCTGGGGAAGGGCGATATTGCCATTAATTACAAAACTAAGATACTAAAACTACCGCTATATATGCGCGGTGTCTGGGGAAGGGCGATATTGCCATTACTTACAAAACTAAGATACTAATACCATACACAATCTAAGACTACTAATTCTTGGACTTTTAGTCTGATCTCAGATAGATAtttataaaccatgtgagttagcAAGAAACAGAAGAGACGCGGAGAGGATAACTGAAGGTATTGGCATATTGGAAAGTGAGAGCTTGTCCAGCAGTGAGAGGCTCTCCGTTGTTGACAAGGCAATCATCATATCTAATTCTCTTGAAAACGCTTGGATTTATATGCCTTGCTGAACTGAACCAACCACAGCTCAAGTGAACATTGGAAATAGTACAATTTCCAAAGTAGCACGCGTTCTCAATTATGACTGTGTACGTGGGAATGCCACTCGGAAGTGGCGGTGTGGGACCTTGGTTTATATGAATGCGGTCCTTTGTACATGTCGTCCATGGCCATATTCGCTTCACTGAGCTATCACGTCCACCATTGCCACCATTACTACCAGTACCATCACTACCACCAATATCTATTCAAGTGTTCCAAAAGAACAAGATGAAGTCAAGCAAACTAGCTAGCTTTAAAGTGCTCAACAAAACAAGTTTACAAGTGAGATGGatctttaaaataataataaggcagCGCGGTGCACTAAGCACCGATTGTGCAAGGTCGGGGAAGGATAATACCACAAAGATCTATTACACACAGTCTTACCCTGCATTTTTATAAGAGGTTGTTTCTACAACTCGAATATGCGACCTCCACCCTGCTTATTAAGGGATAACATTTGTTGTATTTAACATGTCAACTGAGTGTGCACATGAAGAGTGCTCAGTTATCACCCTTTCGTCGGAATATTATactgtatatataaaaaaaatatttaccatgcaGTTGTAATAACTTCCTAGCAGAAGTGACACTGTATTTTAGCCTGGGAATAAGGGCTCTTTCTTGAATTGCACCACTTTCTTCATCATCTAGTTCCAAAGCATGATTAATGTGTATAACTGCACCATTAAAAGATAAACAACACTTGTTTCAAGATAATTCTCATGGATTTGAATTTGAACATTCAAGATTGAAACAAGAATTTGAATCATACAAGGGGAAATTAgaattttccaaaatattttacccaaaaaagaaaaaagaaaatcatacccgaattggagcccgactaatccggatttGCGCCGGGTAGGGCCCCTTccgggggtagcgctcccaacagagaggctatatatatatatatatatgcatgcaaGTAGGTTAAATAGGAGTATAATTTTTGTTAAAGATATAGAAGAAGCtagtaggatatatatatatatatatatatatatatatatgcatgcaaGTAGATTAAATTTTTGGTAAAGATATAGGAGCTACAAGAATGAAAACCAATCACCACTTTTGCTGGATCAAAAGAAACAAGCAAAGAGGATACAATTAGT is a genomic window containing:
- the LOC107857096 gene encoding uncharacterized protein LOC107857096 — translated: MKLQLNLQHSNLPLLLQLKHKSPIKNPRFPYVKREIYQLEKSSIVKPLASRTNLWHSEISESIEFSRTEISKKISNLLVLGAVSVGVVLFLMGFDDNQALALGPEGPLMEEFWDNMRRYGLYALTVSTGVLWAVFQPIYELLKNPISAILILTIMGGSVYIVSQVVSAMVGITDFSYDYNY